In the Helianthus annuus cultivar XRQ/B chromosome 11, HanXRQr2.0-SUNRISE, whole genome shotgun sequence genome, one interval contains:
- the LOC110888450 gene encoding uncharacterized protein LOC110888450 — protein sequence MGGKRYTFMSGDGKNLSKIDRVLVCEKFMMRWPEAKLIVLNREVSDHSPFVLLTTTYNFGSIRFRILNSWSDAPGYDVVVRKGLEKSCESVFKDECLEVKFKAIREELKTWRNKEKAKDEEQIATATENIEKPEIEAEKRSLTEQEIEFWKGYKRSIKEWQKVKAKDLMQRSRLKWIELGDENTRFFHTLVNSHKVRNRVNGLWIDGS from the coding sequence ATGGGTGGAAAGAGATATACATTTATGTCAGGGGACGGGAAGAATCTAAGTAAGATTGATAGAGTACTAGTATGTGAAAAATTCATGATGAGATGGCCAGAAGCTAAGTTAATCGTGTTAAACAGAGAAGTGTCGGATCACAGTCCATTTGTATTATTAACAACCACATATAactttggatcaattcggtttcGAATTTTAAATAGTTGGTCGGACGCTCCGGGGTATGATGTTGTAGTTAGAAAAGGGTTGGAAAAAAGTTGTGAATCAGTTTTCAAGGATGAGTGTTTGGAAGTGAAGTTTAAAGCAATTAGAGAAGAACTAAAAACATGGCGaaacaaagaaaaagcgaaagATGAGGAACAGATAGCAACAGCCACCGAAAATATAGAAAAACCGGAGATAGAAGCAGAAAAAAGGAGCCTTACTGAACAAGAGATAGAGTTTTGGAAAGGATACAAAAGAAGTATAAAGGAATGGCAAAAGGTGAAAGCAAAGGATTTAATGCAGAGATCTCGGCTAAAGTGGATTGAGTTGGGAGATGAAAATACGAGGTTCTTTCATACACTTGTGAATAGTCATAAGGTACGAAACCGGGTTAACGGATTGTGGATAGATGGCAGTTAG